The genome window GTGCTTGAATGAGACTTTTGGTTGCAGTTAAACTtttttgaatggtgcaaacgttttaaagaaggcaggACATCTGTGACTGTTCCACGCTAACGtgaaacacctgatccttatgaattgacagataacttgtcaccggCTTGTGGAAGAGACttatctgtctgtggaaactgtataCACAACTGTTCAACAACATCACTTTCACAtgacaggaactcggctgggagttattgccaatCTCCAAGgcgtttccacatgtttgggccattaaaggagttcctgggaagccagTGAATTTCTAATGTGGTTATAgatacattagtgtagcagaggattatatagagaaataaaggggattttactctaataacttctgttattctgaacaaaaagtcctggtttgacttgaacatcccttgtaTGATGATATATATATGATGATGACTAAAGCAGACACAAGTTGTTTGCGTGAACATacgaataaaatgtttttgtttttttccaatttaaTGTCTCCTGGCTTGTGTAGATTTTccctatttataatttttttttctttctcaggcTTTACCTGAGAAGAGAACACTTGTATCAATTACAGGAGAACCCATCGTGTAACAgcatccacttttttttttttttttatctgaatctGCAATAACGGACTAACGGTAACCTGTACGACTCACTTTAATTACTTCGCTCCATGGATTAGTGTGTTTTATCCCGGTCACGGCACCGCCTGCGAcctattttaatcattttcGTATTATCCGATTCCTATCCTAAGGTACTGATTCTGCCAATAACCTTTTATGTGCTTGGATAGTTGCTTTGATAGTACGGTGCATTGTTTGGATGTAAAAGATCTGATAATGGTTGAAACACTGACTTCACAGGAATCTGTCAGGTCGAATCAGACTGTTAATCCATGCAGTTACAAACTGTTGTACTGTAGACCAATTAATATGCCGCATTTGCCTGCCATTTGGTTGTTAATCCTGGCAATATTTTCTCACTTGAAATTGTACACACTTCTGTCAGACAGAACCTCTATGTAGATCAGTATGCTAAGAGCTTTGATATACAAGGCTTCTGATCTCTGTGCTGTCAGGCTTTAATCCTGCGTTAATACCAGTGATACGCTACAGTAACCAGACACTGCATCACATTCCTCAGTGCTGATTAATCAAAGCTGACTTTAAAGGTTACAtgatctaaaaaaattaataaatgaatcaccAGGCACAgatctaaaaaatatttaatgagaCGGTCAAAGTCTGGTTTTTAAACACCTGAAAGTACAAGTGGTCCTTTAGACCTGACTACATCCGGTAAATTTTAAGTCAACCTCGGTCCATAGGTATTTGGACAGCTGGTTTTGGTTTTCTTTACCTGTTTACACCATAATTCCTTTAAAAAGTGCTTAAAATATAgaccttttatttataattcagtTTGTTTAACACACGCCACAAATATGTGTCTCTATGTGTATGGCCAGGTTCATTCATCATGCACGTGCAGTTTGCGTTTGGTGTCGAATCCAAGCTTGACAAAGAGCGACTGTGCaggtacacgtgtgtgtgtgtgtgtgtgtgtgttttaatacaTGAAAGCAGGCCATTCTGGGAAGGTTGAGATTTAATCAGATCCTCGGTATGATTTAGAAACTATTCAGAGAAAGATATTGGAGGGAAAAGCAGACAAGTGTTCACTCAATAGCCCTAttcagatatactgtagaaacgTTTTCAGGGCAGTGTAGAATGATTTAGTGTGTTAAATGCAATAAGAAGAAAGTAGATCAGAAAGAAATTCAGGAGAACTGTTACGCTTGAAAGCGTTAAGACTTGAGATAAAACTGAGGTCACAGTACTGTGTAAGGACAGAATGAAACACAGCATGTGTCagtttaaatactgtaataaactCCTTCAGCACTGAATTCTTTCTTTCGAGAGGAAGGTTAACGCTGTATATCCTCTAAAGCTATGGGACACACCGTTAAACTGTTGTAGTGTACCTGTGCAAGAAATCGACAGAATCGATTTTAACgtgtttaaagggaaaaaagattcTAAAGCTTTACGAAgatttgtatacagtatgcactgAATCCAAGCTACATGATGTCACACCTGTTCGATCTTTAAAGCTTTTTTCAGTAGGTCTTTATGGACATGAATCTGAAACCCAATCAAGGATTCagtttataattatgttttaaatgtatttcagaAACTTCTTACTGACTTTCTAGGTAGTACCACTATTTTAAATATCTCTGTTGCTGGACTGCGATTATGTGtattatgtgtatgtatgtgtgtatatgtgtgtgtgtgtgtgtatatatatatatatatatatatatatatatatatatataatattacttGCCGTACTGGATCCTTAACTGTTATTGTGGCAAAATGTGGGCACATCTCATTTATGTACTGTGTTGTGATACTTTACTATTAGGGACCAGCATTAATCTTTTCAGttatttgagctacagtagctcttctattggatcagactacacaggccagccttgGCTCCCCATGTGCCTCAGTGGGCCTATGACTCTTTTGCCAGTTCACCAGTtctccttccttggatcactctTGGTACACCCTGTCCGCTGcagactgggaacatcccaGAAAAGCTACAGttctggagttgctctgaccaaTAACAATTTGTCAGGTGGTACAGTCACAATATATCATTACAATGGCACCTGGAAGTCGTTGGGACATATTAGACAGCCAGTGAACATTTTGGCCGTGAATCTAATGtattggaagcagaaaaaatgggttcccaggctgcagtggtcaggaccagGACCTACCAGAAGTGAtgcaaggaaggaaaaccgttAAACCGACTACATGGTCATGGGCGACCAAGTTTCCAGTGAAGGCTggtcctggtgccccgcttctggttggagatcatGTCGTATGGATGCCGTGTGTGGTCTGCTGAGATGCGTGTGGTGGGACCTTCAgccaacattcacacatgcattcacacactacgggcaatttaagaATGGCAGTTAGCTTAATCGGCATGTCTTTgtgctgtgggaggaaacctgagcacccagaggaaatcgaacccagaaccttgaggtgcaaggcgacagtgctaaccactaagccaccatgccacatgtgcattttccttttaaaaaaaaatctattatgcAGTATTTTAGTTAGCTAGCTCTTCTGAcaggatttttttatatatatatttagatgtTCATAATCTTCAACAGCTGCctaacataaatatttttttcccccaggtttatttaaatataatcatCAGCCTGTAAAAGAGTCTTTACAGCCTCAGAAGAAGACACATCCACCTAGAAGAGTCGGTTCTTTTGACTCGATTCATTTTTGGTATTATTCCCTTGAGTACATATTTGCAATGCAATGCAAAAtcatgttattttgtttattacacGTAGAGAGTTCAAACCTGGCCATGAGCTTTTTGGAAACCGAAAGAGTCGACTCTTATCGGTGTGTCGAGTAAAAAAGGTCCGACTCACTAAAAAAGACTCAGAAATCCCATCACTTGTTCAGATGTGGGCTTAGAGACACGCCCACTATACGGATCAAACGGTCATAAGACACGCCCACTGCAGCATCTCATTACCTTTACTCTGAGCTTCTCATCATCACTccggtgtgtttgtgttctggAAGATGGACGTCTGAAACTCTAATGATTGGGGTTTTAATAACGGAACATAACCGGTAAGTCTGAGTGAAATTATCTCATTTGAAAGTAGTTAAACGAAAAGCATATTTCcctttctgtgttttttgtgcTTTATGTGCTTTGATGCGGCGCATGCGCTGAGGATGATGCAGCAGGTGCGCGCCGGAGCGCGCGTTCGTGTTCGTTAGTGCAGTGACacgtgtttgtctgtctgtgtgagagGGAGACTCCTGTCTGTCCTGCTGTTTTGatggttttttattatttatttatttttacaaacaaaacaaaattcccAAAATACTGTGTGTATGGATGTGAGCATAAGAGGATTACCACCTCTAAAATAAtagtttaaatactttttatttacagatCTGTACTTTATTATAACTGTAAATGTATACCATTAATTAAGTAAATAGTAAAGCACAGAAAAATGTTGTGCAGTTTCAGAAAACTAATTACTGACATCATGTTGAAGAGCCTGTTAtcactttattctttatatgTAATGATCAATATAGTCAGGAAGTGTTAAGTATTATAACCAGTAAGAGTGTAtgtattttatgtgtgtgtgtgtgtgtatatatatatatatatatatatatatatatatatatatatatatatatatattagtgtgtatgtatgtgtatatgtatgtgtgtgtgtatatgtatgtatgtatgtatgtgtatatatatatatatatatatatatatatatatatatatatatagttatatgtGTCAGCAAAACCAGAGATGTAAAaacgagaaaaaacagcttgctAAAGTTGACCAATGCATAAAGaatataagagactggatgctaatgaactgcttaatcctgatgaGACAGAAGTAGGacctagtcataggaccgcatgcaGCTAGAAGATAGGTACTTTACACCctctggagcctattccaggaaatTTTgggtacgaggcagggtacaccctggacagggtgccaatccatcacagagcacacactcattcatacactacacgctaattagcctaatctgtatgtctttggactgtaggagaaaactgTGTGGAAAATCCGCAAAACAAGTCTGTTTCTGTTATTCTGTTCCATTATTGCAGCTATATTATgtaattgattaaaaaatatatattttttgacagCTTCTTGTTAATGagctgaaaaatatatatatattttactgacTGCttcctttgtttaaaaatgttatagcAGCTGTTATAGTAAACTGCTGTTAGAAAACTACTCAACACTTTCTGCCTGATCAAAATCATAAATTACGCCACaatgtaatataaattaaataataactgTAACGTTTATTGTTATAAGAATTATTAGATGTAAATGGCAGATCTCTTCTCAGAGCTGAGATATGAGCCGTACCCAGTTACCATATCATCACACTtcaggcacatacacacacactcactctggaTGAGTGTCTGATGGAATGAAGGAAGTGTGCTGAGTGTCTGTGTGAACGAGTAAGAGGGGGGAAATGGAGTGTTGGAAGCGTGTGAGGTTTAACTTGTGACCATCTGAACATCTAAACTCTTGCTTGAATACTAGTGCGGCTCTGCAGTGATGTGTTGCACAAAATCTGAGCGTGTACAATTCTGTGAAGTCCTGAGGTTCACTtcgaagaaaaaaagggaaaaacaaagCCACActgcatttataataaatttaataaaagtaattataataagattaaagaccatcttaaaaaaatgcagttctgGATGTAAACACCtaatcttttttatatattacaggattactcttttttttttttcaatttccaaTCCTGAGTTTCTCATAGTAGCTTGGGTGTTCTTTCATgccatctttttttccccattttttgaATGTAGATCTCTATCCATATACACTTAAGGTCTGAGGTCATGATCATCAATTGTACAATATGAATCTAAAAAGTAAACACCAATAATCTGGAGCACaagaagttttcttttttttctgatatcaAAACAGTATCaaaatttttatcatttaaaccctaaatatgaccccaaaatactttttcatttaaaactcagcttaatacattaaaaaaagaatgtaaaggtaaacctgtatactgtacagtactgtactgctgtgtcTCCCGCAGTGCTACAGTGTAAAGTACCAATATTAcccctgtatgtactgtaatttatgCAAACAAAGTTTTCTTTGGTTTTGTGTTCGCTCTACACCACTagaaatgtatacagtacagtgaaacctcggattgcgagtaacacgattcgcgagtgtttcgcaagacgagcgaagatttttaatacatattaattagaaaaacgagcaagtcttggtatcacacatgcgcttcttgttttgacacagagcgtcacgtgatcacaacagAGACAATGTTTTtcctctcttgcgctgtggaattgtgggtaattgtctcccctgctgggtctcagtgtgcgtctcttactggtataatcaacatctgtgcacgcgtgtactgtttactataacactgtgaccgtgtgtgtgtgtgtaaaacattttagtttgtgtctgtatgcgtgtgtgtacagcacgcgtgtaatgtttttttataatacacatttgtgtgcgcgtgtaaagcaaaagaaagtctcattagaaagttaaaaatctattttctctcacacacacactaaaggcgagagagtgtgtgtgaaccggcacagtgtcaaattacgggcgcacacacacaacgacagacccaaacacacaaacacattccgcgcataaacagaaacacctatatgttgggatttatttttccttttttttttataggtaaagagcaggttaatttgttttattttttactttgtattttgtattaattatttttatatatttatttttttggacttCGGagcgaataatttgagttttcattatttcttatggaaaatttttatttgatttacgagtgttttggaatacgagccgctTCCTGAACGaattgtgctcgtaatccaaggttctaatgtgttatattttacatggaaatttagcTGAATTTACGTTATGTTAATATTCATGCTATAAAATTAGTCATTTATATTATATCTTAATGATTAAATGTTACAAAAgcatgaaataaattatatattaccATGAATATTTGTTGGGGGTGTTTCCGCGAATTAGTGAGGTTCTAAGGAAAAATCCACGAACGACTGATGCCGCGAACTTTGAACCGCAACTTCAGTTGAACAATGAGAAAGTCCAAAGATCTTAGACAATTAGAACAGACAATTAGAATTCGACTGGAGGCTTGTTTACGGCTGCCAAAATCATCTGTTGAAAATAACACTTTGAAGGTAAAAAGATGTTCAATCAAATAGTACGTATGTGTCCTGTAACGCGCCAAATTATTGTAAGATTTCTTTTAtcaaagatgaaaaaaataagattCTTTTAAGCTGGAAAGAAACAAGTATTCCTTTCAGCTTTTCTAGACATAATCAAGAGGATGCTTACAGAAATACTCATGATATTTAAAAGCAGAGGATTTGTTCCAGTTTTCCTGCTGAGGCAGAGTCACACTGTGAGTAAAAGCAAAACCATTAGAGATTGCCCTTTCACAATGAGCTCATACTGGGTCCATCTGCcactacacagacacacatgcttACATGCTTTGTCTAGCTCATTTACTAATCTGGTTCCTCCATGTTCTCGAACATTTTCATGATGGATAAAagctttagatttatttttacaacttATATGTAGGTTAAACATAAAGTTTTCTCTCTCAGGTTATGAACAAAAATCTCAATGACATCGATCCAGTCATGGAAGTCTGCCTCAAACTGACCAGGCTTCTTCTAGGAACGCTGCTTTCCCATTGGCTGACTGCTGTCCTGTCCCGGGATTTCACTCTGGCGGACATCGTTCAGCTCCATCTCTCAGGTGccaggaattattattattattattattattattattattattatttacaatataatgTATTCTGGTAATTTCTACACATTTATTTAGAGGCAGAGAAACTTAAAATTAATGTAGATAACTGGAACCTGAATGAGAACAGAACACAAAgaggtgtccagttcatgttcctcgtgctcccagaaccgCTCTTTCACtcttgagtcctggaatatatcTCGTGCTCATCAGCAGCTTATTTACATAGAACGTAAAACTGGAGCATTTGGAGGAGGAGTAAAATAATAGGTTCTCTGAAGGGTGTTTTAACTACAACATTACCAAGCATTTTAAGGGTGCTCTGTTAACTTGTTTATGAAATTGAATTTTCAGGCAGTTGATCCATTAAAATGCACGTTAgaaatctttgttttttgtttttttatttaaatgggcTCTTTAGTTGAGGTATACAAAAATGTTTGATGTGCAgatttttttgcaggttttaaatggtaaagtgcaggttaatttgttttaagttttactttaaaacttgtattaatcatgtatatatgaatatttttgcattgtggaacgaatcattggagtttccattatttcttatgggggtgattcactttgatatacgagtgttttgatgtaCAAAcgcgcttccggaacaaattatgctggCAGTCCACACTTTAACTGTATTACAGTTCCTGACCTACAGCTGGTGTAACAGCACTGCTGTGTTTTATTGAAAAAGCATATGGACTCTGTGTTTGTAGCTACTCCACATCCTGGAGGGTTTAAGTGCTTCACCTGTGAAGATGCTGAAGATAACTACTCCTGCAACCGCTGGGCTCCTGACACCTACTGTCctgaaggtacacacacacacacacgcacacacaccagtgtCCATACAGTAGTATAAAGGCATGAAGGTTTGTgggtgaaaatataaaaaaaaaaaaacaatttgcctAATTTTCCTAAAGACACTTGCTAAAGAGTGCAATAGTTTGTATACCCcttaaaagaaatatgttattaaatatgtattaataCCAACTCGATAGCTAAATGTTGTCTACCATTAAACATCATTTAGTTTATGctttaacatatatttttaatattcttaTTAGTCTGTATTTTTTGTGTATAGTTATAGGGCACACAATTAAACTGAACACTGTTCCTTCAGTGGATCTTTGACTCGTTAAGCGTTCCTTGCTTCCAGGAACACTGGCACCTTTAAGAATTTTTAAGGATTTCTACTTCTACAAAAAAATGTCTATCTACTGTCCCCCCTGTAGAGGAAACATTTCATTTTGTACTCTTTGGTaagtggtacagtatgtgatggtacacaaatgtacatttacattaaaaaataacaggATGAAACGaatcaaagattaaaaaaaataaacaaaactttgATATTATTTAGGGAtgacaaaaaattaaatgaagctAAGAAGTATAAAACTTTTAATCACATTCATCTTCAGTGATTCAGTGATGGTGTGCGATATGATCTCTTCCGACTGTCGTTGTGTTTAAGGACATGTCTCACAGAGAGGCatgagtcacatgaccacgGACAATTCTCATTATATGaatgatgtcttttttttttctttttctgattaCATGAAGACACCAGATTCTGCTACACACGCCATCATATGGACGAGGATGGTGAAAGTGTCTCTGTCACAAAGCGCTGTGTGTCCCGGGACGAGTGTGTGTCCACAGGCTGCATGCAGCACGAAGCCCACACGGTAGAGTCCATTAACCTGGTGATATAATGACGTCATTGTGCTCATCAAACGTCATTAAACTCTGCTGTAGAATCAAAAATATTTGGTTTTCTGGTACAAAAGTCAATATCTggtcatttactttatttagggCAACTTTCTTGGTTTAAACTCTTAAATGAGAAATTAGACAGGATGAAATGTTGGAACAGAATTTTTCAGCTAATTtcaattgtttaaatttaaacgtTTAAACTTTAAGGTCTGCAAGCCTCCGCAAGgactggcaaaaaaaataaacgttaAATTTTTCCGCgtagaaagatggaaacgtactcacagcgccaaaaactcgcggtgaatcatgatgaaccgtacttacggccaccgcgcgaaaccgcataggtaagataggggtataagcggttttcttaaggctacgcagctgtttagtcccaatcccctAGAATTCTTTTCACATTgcgtgtggaaatgctcttactgtcCTTTAACTATAAAACATAGCCGAGAGTTctacagttttttgtttttttttactatttgattttATCAAACATTTAAGTGAACTCCgattaagaaaataattttttcattcaCATTTCTTCCTCAGAGATGATGGATCTCCTTCATGATGATGGATGGACTGTCCTTACAGAATTTAGTTATGCGTTTTAACACACATGTCTTAATCTGATTCAGTCTCCTTAGTTGTtctctttgcttaatgcagtaCAATAACTTGACCTTAAGagatgtcttctgacatggttgtttaaggaATGACTACATCAGTAAGGGTTAAATAACATGTTGGCAGCTGAACCCCATTAATCACTGCCGTAATTATTCAGTTTGCTCAGTTAAATCCAGCTGATGACTTTCTTTAACCAGGTATAGTGTATATatctcatttaaatttaaagtctgAACTAATAGAAATCAAGTGTGTTTAGCTCACTCTCAAGCCTAATCCGGGATTTAAAGGTGGTTTAAATGTAACTCTACACTTTAACATCTTTGTACCTTACTGCAGGTCTGCACTTCTTGTTGTGAAGGAAACATCTGCAACCTGCCGGTGCCGTGGAACGAGACGACGGCCATCTTCTCTACCACCTCTCCCCTGAACCAAGTGATCAGAGTGTCTCCTGGGAGAATCACAGCTCTCAGCATCATCATCGTGCTTAGTGAATTTAATTAGAACTGCTTGAATCAGTGAAATGTTCAAgttgttttatattgtaaattattttaaaaataatgtgctCATGCTGTAGCGTCTTATAGACCCATCTCTTTGGAAGTCCGTTTCACATCCAGCTTATAATAAAGGTGAAAAAAGATTAGATATTTATATTGATGttgggtttatttatttgtatttttttaacctagttgatgtattgtagtgtagtatagtaagTAAAATATATCTAGTATAGTTAAGCGATAACACACACGAAGTTATTATTGTGTTGGATATTAGCACGGCTGTCATATCCGCAAACATCAGCAGATAGGCatcagctgtgctgatattcagtacaacagcatgacctcgagTGTAATATtggttttatacaacagttgcacaaacaccatttattattaacagattataatttatttcattattttgctCCATCCTTCTGCGCCTGGCGAAACCGCAATTCAGACAGAACTGGCAACCGCCAGTTGGTGTAATTAACCTGGGTGAAAGGAGTTTTAAaggtagggtgtacaatcccttgttccacacggCCTTGTGTGAGAatctagttagctttgtaggtTGCTTTAGGCGTGAATAAAACATGCAGGCAATTCAGATCGACTTAGAAACAGGAACTAAAGAGGCAAAGATTAATCTTCTCAGAAGATTAAAGGTATGAGGTGCAtatatttacttttctttttaatttaattttgattgTATGATGCCTTTACCAGTGGTCATTGTGGTGAAGCATTAAATAGTAC of Clarias gariepinus isolate MV-2021 ecotype Netherlands chromosome 6, CGAR_prim_01v2, whole genome shotgun sequence contains these proteins:
- the LOC128526607 gene encoding ly6/PLAUR domain-containing protein 6-like, giving the protein MNKNLNDIDPVMEVCLKLTRLLLGTLLSHWLTAVLSRDFTLADIVQLHLSATPHPGGFKCFTCEDAEDNYSCNRWAPDTYCPEDTRFCYTRHHMDEDGESVSVTKRCVSRDECVSTGCMQHEAHTVCTSCCEGNICNLPVPWNETTAIFSTTSPLNQVIRVSPGRITALSIIIVLSEFN